Proteins encoded in a region of the Apilactobacillus apisilvae genome:
- a CDS encoding glycosyltransferase, giving the protein MYYFLNESLPVNGSGIEHAEVKRLNLFKNFGVKAKIITRNFDRLAHSTLSLYGLKDSDYLNMFDYFAGTTHYRPRIVTVESLKIPDIYTMNPVKDGYEVFDHERKVMRIYLFQNEKQLDSVEYFNADNHTTKQDFYDYRGFNSLTKFFDTADGHLVYEQFHRPDGSNYYEVSYEKSPNNLVATNLQLINFNGADYSLMNMNQLFTMMLDDVNTIDGKEPSTFISDRSNITNVPMIDMKTNAKKIEHFHSIHFRDYWDPMNSPLTYPSIKNNELLSRTDLVIVTSEQQKNDMKKRLKTKVPIEAIPAGSIPNRLLKTKHIDIGQREQGKIIAVARLFYEKRLDDTIKAFNMAYQKNSNLTLDIYGYGDSRDNYKEEKMLKNLVNSLNLQSVVKFMGYTRNIDEVYNNAQLMIVSSRFEAGPLSIVEGQAHGVPAIAYNINYGPAYLINNHHSGLIVPDGDMNALASGITNYFNDQNQQIKMNEAAYENAKRFSQENVWKIWQKYVVK; this is encoded by the coding sequence ATGTACTATTTTTTGAATGAATCATTACCAGTTAATGGTTCCGGAATTGAACATGCTGAAGTAAAAAGGTTAAATTTATTTAAAAATTTTGGTGTAAAAGCCAAAATTATTACGCGTAACTTTGATCGTTTAGCCCATTCCACCCTTTCATTATATGGTCTGAAAGATTCAGACTATTTGAATATGTTTGATTATTTTGCTGGGACCACTCACTATCGGCCTCGAATTGTAACAGTGGAATCATTGAAAATTCCGGATATTTACACAATGAATCCCGTTAAGGATGGTTATGAAGTCTTTGATCATGAACGTAAGGTTATGCGAATTTATCTTTTTCAAAATGAAAAGCAATTAGACAGTGTTGAATATTTTAATGCTGATAATCACACTACTAAGCAAGATTTTTATGATTATCGTGGTTTTAATAGTCTCACTAAATTTTTTGATACTGCTGATGGTCATCTAGTATATGAACAATTCCATCGTCCTGATGGCTCTAATTATTATGAAGTATCATATGAAAAAAGCCCCAATAATCTTGTGGCAACCAATTTACAATTAATTAATTTTAATGGTGCTGATTACTCATTAATGAATATGAATCAATTATTTACAATGATGTTAGATGATGTAAATACTATTGATGGTAAGGAACCATCCACTTTTATTTCTGACCGCAGCAATATTACTAATGTTCCAATGATTGATATGAAAACTAATGCCAAAAAGATTGAGCATTTTCATAGTATTCATTTCCGTGATTATTGGGATCCTATGAATTCACCGTTAACGTATCCGTCAATTAAGAATAACGAATTATTAAGTCGGACTGATTTAGTAATTGTAACATCTGAACAACAAAAAAATGATATGAAAAAACGTTTGAAAACAAAAGTCCCAATCGAAGCAATTCCAGCTGGAAGCATTCCTAATAGGTTATTGAAAACAAAGCATATCGATATTGGTCAACGTGAACAAGGTAAAATTATTGCGGTTGCTAGACTTTTTTATGAAAAAAGACTTGACGATACGATTAAGGCATTTAACATGGCTTATCAAAAAAATTCTAATTTAACTTTAGATATCTATGGATATGGTGATTCACGTGATAATTATAAAGAAGAAAAAATGTTAAAAAATTTGGTTAATAGTTTAAATTTGCAAAGCGTTGTTAAATTCATGGGATATACACGAAATATTGATGAAGTTTATAATAATGCACAATTAATGATTGTATCATCAAGATTTGAAGCTGGACCATTGTCAATAGTCGAAGGTCAAGCACATGGAGTTCCAGCGATTGCATATAACATTAATTATGGACCCGCTTATTTAATTAATAATCATCATAGCGGTTTAATTGTCCCTGATGGTGATATGAATGCATTAGCTAGTGGCATAACCAATTACTTTAATGACCAGAATCAACAAATAAAAATGAACGAAGCTGCTTACGAGAATGCTAAACGTTTTTCACAGGAAAATGTGTGGAAAATATGGCAAAAATATGTAGTTAAGTAG
- a CDS encoding GNAT family N-acetyltransferase, which produces MQWHEKTFQKLTRDELWEIYNARTKTFVVEQKRPYQEVDKVDKKALHIWAEEDGHLLAYARIFYDTDKTTFGRVLTTKEARGKGLGKQLVQKILEEIDEHFDHNHTIEIDAQEDKELFYEKFGFHPVGSVYTFHQTPHIKMILNQ; this is translated from the coding sequence ATGCAATGGCATGAAAAAACATTTCAAAAATTAACACGTGACGAATTATGGGAAATATATAACGCCCGTACAAAAACCTTTGTGGTCGAACAAAAAAGGCCTTATCAAGAAGTTGATAAAGTTGATAAAAAAGCCTTACATATCTGGGCCGAAGAAGATGGTCATTTACTAGCCTATGCTCGGATTTTTTATGATACTGATAAAACTACTTTTGGCCGAGTCTTAACCACGAAAGAAGCTCGTGGTAAGGGCTTAGGTAAGCAATTGGTTCAAAAAATATTAGAAGAAATTGATGAACACTTCGATCATAATCACACTATTGAGATTGATGCACAGGAAGATAAAGAACTATTTTATGAAAAGTTTGGTTTTCATCCTGTCGGTAGTGTCTATACTTTCCATCAAACTCCCCATATTAAGATGATATTGAATCAATAA
- a CDS encoding GW dipeptide domain-containing protein, giving the protein MKINFKKSLYLGMAALSFATIAGVSTNASSANASTKHTVKSTPAFTTTKWALDQSLTYQATGSAGIYSRPAGVAGAQQVASADSISGKQFMAYQEATTQSGAKYYKVVSFDRNIRGYIAADGINQVNTLMQADKPANVQGYIHTNFMFRDAYASRFSARFRIMENNKYDYRGDPFTVIDAMQVVNGNKYYWVTDNFHSNINGWVNAKYFTNQPVTSYQKLAISQRLHAENK; this is encoded by the coding sequence ATGAAGATTAATTTTAAGAAGTCATTATATCTAGGTATGGCAGCATTATCATTTGCTACCATTGCTGGAGTTTCAACGAATGCTAGTTCAGCTAATGCTTCTACTAAGCATACTGTTAAGTCAACACCTGCATTTACTACTACTAAGTGGGCTTTAGATCAAAGTCTTACATACCAAGCAACTGGTAGTGCTGGTATCTATTCACGTCCTGCTGGCGTTGCTGGTGCCCAACAAGTTGCTAGTGCTGACAGTATTTCTGGTAAGCAATTCATGGCTTACCAAGAAGCAACCACTCAATCTGGTGCTAAGTACTACAAGGTAGTATCTTTTGACCGCAATATCCGCGGTTATATTGCTGCTGATGGTATTAACCAAGTTAATACTTTAATGCAAGCTGACAAGCCTGCTAACGTTCAAGGTTATATTCACACTAATTTCATGTTTAGAGATGCTTATGCTTCTCGTTTTAGTGCTCGTTTCAGAATTATGGAAAACAACAAGTATGATTACCGTGGTGATCCATTTACTGTTATCGATGCAATGCAAGTAGTTAATGGTAACAAGTACTACTGGGTAACCGATAATTTCCATTCTAATATTAATGGTTGGGTAAATGCTAAGTATTTCACTAATCAACCAGTAACTAGTTACCAAAAACTAGCTATTAGTCAACGTTTACACGCTGAAAACAAATAA
- a CDS encoding RNA polymerase sigma factor: MNDCKDLKSGFDYLMTGDHQVIIYGVLKRLNIPRYTPQYDDLMQEGFIIFAKKYRQYNGEDDDKKRLAYLYQGVYWHLLDQLRKASRETQKMEFMADDTQDSWENQIIDEYEFENEYSGNQLLKQLWNMSNKTEKIVIYYRYFERIYNTAEISRLTGIAESTLKKWRKRLQEKIIILENRKKV, encoded by the coding sequence ATGAACGATTGTAAGGACTTAAAATCAGGATTCGACTACCTAATGACAGGTGATCATCAGGTCATAATATATGGAGTGTTGAAACGATTGAATATTCCGAGGTACACACCTCAATATGATGATTTGATGCAAGAAGGCTTCATTATATTTGCTAAAAAGTACCGTCAATATAATGGAGAAGATGATGATAAAAAACGCTTAGCCTATCTCTATCAAGGTGTCTACTGGCATCTATTAGATCAACTTAGAAAAGCCAGCCGTGAAACGCAAAAAATGGAATTCATGGCGGATGATACCCAAGATAGTTGGGAAAACCAAATCATCGATGAATATGAATTTGAAAATGAATATTCAGGTAATCAACTATTAAAACAATTATGGAATATGAGTAATAAAACTGAAAAAATTGTTATTTATTATCGTTACTTTGAACGAATTTATAATACTGCAGAAATTTCTCGATTAACTGGTATTGCTGAAAGCACGCTTAAAAAATGGCGAAAGCGACTGCAAGAAAAAATAATAATTTTAGAAAATCGCAAAAAAGTGTGA
- a CDS encoding putative holin-like toxin: MSVADALQLMLMFGTFIVALIALVVEIVKNNQKK, encoded by the coding sequence GTGTCTGTCGCAGACGCTTTACAACTAATGTTGATGTTTGGCACGTTTATCGTCGCGCTCATCGCATTAGTTGTTGAGATTGTAAAAAACAATCAAAAAAAATAA
- a CDS encoding DUF2922 domain-containing protein yields the protein MRKLELVFKSEEQKVKTLRLNYVSGTLDNNALISDMNRIAALKIFQVNGMNQYQIPLAARYVDTKTDEIFDTRNEDKKQK from the coding sequence ATGAGAAAATTAGAATTAGTATTCAAAAGTGAAGAACAAAAGGTTAAGACACTCCGCTTGAACTATGTAAGTGGTACCTTAGACAATAATGCATTGATTAGTGACATGAATCGAATTGCGGCATTGAAGATTTTCCAGGTTAATGGGATGAACCAATACCAAATTCCGCTTGCGGCTCGTTATGTTGATACCAAGACTGACGAAATCTTCGACACTCGTAACGAAGACAAAAAACAAAAATAA
- a CDS encoding LysR family transcriptional regulator → MISFAYRALVTVMNEGSFHHAAQLLEVTPSAISHSIDKLEKKLGFSLLIRNRAGVKLTEAGKLILPTIQEILNNENRLMQEAANIKGLTSGTVKMGAFSSVCINWIPSIVHQFNELYPDIKIEVTQSSFNNITAQAHQGNIDLGFTCQPINEKLVRVLLVKDQIYCVTPKSFIPKNGHSITIEDIKNEHFILQKSDYDGDTKEVLDKYQVKTNSIQFSIDDQSIIAMVDAGLGMGILPKLALENINGNVSAYPFDKAYYRSIFLVMNAVQMKTPAAQKMVRCIREFIEQTYPNNSLE, encoded by the coding sequence ATGATTTCTTTTGCTTACCGTGCATTAGTCACCGTTATGAACGAAGGTAGCTTTCATCATGCTGCCCAATTATTAGAAGTCACCCCTTCGGCGATCTCACATTCCATTGATAAGTTGGAAAAGAAGCTAGGCTTTTCACTCTTAATTAGGAACCGAGCGGGCGTGAAGTTGACGGAAGCTGGGAAGTTAATTCTACCAACGATTCAAGAGATCTTAAATAATGAGAATCGCTTGATGCAAGAAGCAGCTAACATTAAAGGATTAACTTCTGGAACCGTTAAGATGGGTGCTTTTAGTAGTGTCTGTATCAACTGGATTCCCAGCATTGTCCATCAATTTAATGAGTTATATCCAGATATTAAAATTGAAGTTACACAAAGCAGTTTTAATAACATTACGGCTCAAGCTCATCAAGGAAACATTGATTTAGGCTTCACTTGTCAGCCGATTAATGAGAAGTTAGTCCGGGTATTATTAGTTAAGGATCAGATTTATTGTGTTACCCCGAAATCATTTATCCCCAAAAATGGTCATTCAATTACGATTGAAGATATTAAGAACGAACATTTTATTCTGCAAAAATCTGATTATGATGGTGATACCAAGGAAGTATTGGATAAGTATCAAGTTAAAACTAATTCGATTCAGTTTAGTATTGATGATCAATCAATTATTGCGATGGTGGATGCAGGACTTGGTATGGGGATTTTACCGAAGTTAGCATTGGAAAATATTAATGGTAATGTGAGTGCCTATCCATTCGATAAGGCCTATTATCGTTCAATCTTCTTAGTGATGAATGCCGTGCAGATGAAAACACCGGCAGCACAAAAAATGGTCCGTTGTATTCGTGAATTTATTGAACAGACTTATCCGAATAATAGTTTAGAATAG
- a CDS encoding DUF1659 domain-containing protein yields the protein MNKTWDKTKVVYNMVTKDAEKVVKRSFTNIIENVTDDQIAEFGSILKTLTTDNLENVELVEQTKYYA from the coding sequence ATGAATAAAACTTGGGATAAAACAAAGGTAGTCTATAACATGGTCACAAAGGATGCAGAAAAGGTCGTAAAACGCTCCTTCACTAACATCATTGAAAATGTGACCGATGATCAAATTGCTGAATTTGGCTCAATTTTAAAAACTTTAACCACTGATAATTTAGAAAACGTTGAATTAGTTGAACAAACAAAATACTACGCTTAA